Proteins encoded within one genomic window of Gigantopelta aegis isolate Gae_Host chromosome 2, Gae_host_genome, whole genome shotgun sequence:
- the LOC121386603 gene encoding uncharacterized protein MG039 homolog, with translation MEIFDVGVIGGGVIGCSVLFDLTSAGYNCVLLEKNEHLVSESSAGNSGMLHTGYDAPLGSVELTCIKRSLTKIVKVFEKLGVPFRQNGSTMVAWEDHQVQELFNIQEESKRKGYSNVHILTASELFQSEPYLNRSAKGALWIPGEMILDPWLASISFAHHARLNGAKIRTSCEVLSCKRELFDAWSLHTTHGDIHCRVVVNCAGLQGDLVDKMAGYQDFSIAPRKGQFIVFGSKTSNLINSSIIPIPSTTSKGIITFKTVYDNIITGPTAEDVPSRSIPRPEPLIRERLMESACNTVPSLMDYNIIGEYTGVRPATQYKDYQIRSHQDRKWITVGGIRSTGVSACLGISSHVCDLVHDLGLDPSRGPSSHIERINWTILPGKAAIHDECVYHMTHPIAKYGTSKNSML, from the exons aTGGAGATATTCGATGTTGGTGTTATCGGAGGAGGCGTGATTGGATGTTCTGTATTATTTGATTTGACATCTGCCGGTTATAACTGTGTACTGTTGGAGAAAAATGAACACCTTGTATCAGAATCGAGTGCAGGAAATAG TGGAATGTTGCACACTGGGTATGATGCCCCTCTTGGAAGTGTGGAGCTGACCTGCATCAAGCGAAGTCTGACGAAGATTGTTAAGGTCTTTGAAAAACTTGGCGTCCCCTTCAGGCAAAATGGATCCACCATGGTGGCCTGGGAAGACCATCAG GTACAGGAGTTGTTCAACATTCAAGAGGAATCGAAAAGAAAAGGATATTCCAACGTGCACATACTCACAGCATCAGAATTGTTTCAAAGTGAACCGTACCTAAATCGCTCTGCAAAAGGTGCACTTTGGATACCAGGGGAGATGATTCTTGATCCATGGCTAGCGTCGATATCTTTTGCACATCATGCCAGGTTAAATGGTGCAAAG ATAAGGACAAGCTGTGAGGTATTGTCTTGTAAGCGAGAGTTGTTTGATGCGTGGAGTTTGCATACAACACATGGCGACATTCATTGTCGGGTCGTTGTTAACTGTGCAGGACTTCAAGGTGACCTTGTGGATAAAATGGCTGGTTACCAAGACTTCAG CATTGCACCAAGGAAAGGTCAGTTTATTGTGTTTGGATCCAAAACTAGCAACCTGATCAATTCCAGCATCATTCCCATTCCAAGTACCACAAGCAAAGGAATCATCACATTCAAGACAG TATATGACAACATCATCACTGGACCTACAGCAGAGGATGTGCCAAGCCGCAGTATACCCAGACCTGAGCCTCTAATCAGAGAGAGGCTGATGGAGTCTGCATGCAACACGGTCCCCTCCCTCATGGATTACAACATCATTGGGGAGTACACCGGGGTCCGACCTGCAACTCAGTACAAAGACTATCAAATCCGCAGTCATCAAGATAG aaaatgGATCACAGTTGGTGGAATAAGATCCACAGGTGTTTCTGCTTGTCTTGGCATCAGCAGCCATGTTTGTGACCTGGTCCATGACCTTGGCCTTGACCCGAGCAGAGGTCCAAGCTCCCACATTGAGAGAATCAATTGGACCATACTACCAGGGAAGGCGGCCATCCATGATGAGTGTGTATATCACATGACCCATCCTATTGCCAAATATGGTACCAGCAAGAATTCAATGCTTTAA